A single region of the Streptomyces sp. AM 4-1-1 genome encodes:
- a CDS encoding DHA2 family efflux MFS transporter permease subunit gives MRSSSATRRWLGLIAIALGVALIVVDTTIVNVIVPSVIEDLDATSAQAQWIQESYAIVFAALLLLTGRLADIFGARRIFVGGVVVFGATSVLAGLAPNSGLLILARFLQGAGAAMLLPTSLSLLKATFTGKARGQAFAVWGSTIGAAAALGPLLGGWLAEHVSWRWAFGINVPLSVLVGVGVLLYMAPSPRTRGRVDVPGALLSVAALGLLAFGLVEGRTYGWITTVHPLEILGLTWSGGPSPVLVALVLSAVSLYAFVRRQISLGRKGDADRVLMDVSLFSIASFRGGNIATLIIGIGEFGVVAILPLWLQFTLGYSALQAGLALVPVAIGSFVASGASFGMAAKVAPLGQLRVGLALEVVGLAGIGLIASPDSSWWPVSLVLFLYGIGVGFATAQVTNVVLNDVPEASSGQASGVQSAFRQLGSALGIAALTTAFFTTLSTRLNDRLTNGGLPAGEADRLTGAVTDSAGAAIGPLAANPQTASVADAARAAMTDGVVLGGYLAAGFVLLGLIASFLIPASSPTGGTAEADPSADTEAVAR, from the coding sequence ATGCGTAGCTCTTCTGCCACCCGCCGGTGGCTCGGCCTGATCGCGATCGCGTTGGGGGTGGCGCTGATCGTGGTGGACACCACGATCGTGAACGTGATCGTTCCCTCGGTCATCGAGGACCTGGACGCCACCTCCGCCCAGGCGCAGTGGATTCAGGAGTCGTACGCCATCGTCTTCGCGGCGCTGCTCCTGCTCACCGGCCGGCTGGCCGACATCTTCGGAGCCCGCCGGATCTTCGTCGGCGGCGTCGTCGTCTTCGGGGCGACCAGCGTGCTCGCCGGGCTCGCGCCCAACAGCGGACTTCTCATCCTGGCCCGGTTCCTCCAGGGCGCCGGAGCGGCGATGCTGCTGCCGACCTCGCTGTCCCTGCTGAAGGCGACGTTCACCGGCAAGGCGCGCGGTCAGGCGTTCGCCGTGTGGGGCTCGACCATCGGCGCCGCCGCCGCGCTCGGCCCGCTGCTGGGCGGCTGGCTCGCCGAGCACGTCTCCTGGCGCTGGGCCTTCGGTATCAACGTACCGCTGTCCGTGCTGGTCGGGGTCGGTGTGCTGCTGTACATGGCCCCCTCGCCCCGGACCCGGGGCCGCGTCGACGTACCGGGAGCGCTGCTCTCCGTCGCCGCCCTCGGGCTGCTCGCCTTCGGTCTGGTCGAGGGACGTACGTACGGCTGGATCACCACCGTGCATCCCCTGGAGATCCTCGGACTCACCTGGTCCGGCGGCCCCTCGCCCGTCCTGGTCGCCCTGGTCCTCTCGGCCGTCAGCCTCTACGCGTTCGTACGGCGGCAGATTTCACTTGGCCGCAAGGGCGACGCGGACCGGGTCCTGATGGACGTGAGCCTGTTCTCCATCGCGTCGTTCCGGGGCGGCAACATCGCCACGCTGATCATCGGCATCGGCGAGTTCGGCGTCGTCGCCATCCTGCCGCTGTGGCTGCAGTTCACCCTCGGCTACAGCGCCCTGCAGGCCGGTCTGGCCCTCGTGCCCGTGGCCATCGGCTCCTTCGTCGCCAGCGGCGCCAGCTTCGGCATGGCAGCCAAGGTCGCCCCGCTCGGCCAGCTGCGCGTAGGGCTCGCGCTGGAGGTCGTCGGGCTCGCCGGGATCGGGCTGATCGCCTCCCCGGACAGCTCCTGGTGGCCTGTCTCCCTGGTGCTCTTCCTGTACGGGATCGGCGTCGGTTTCGCGACCGCGCAGGTCACCAACGTCGTCCTCAACGACGTGCCCGAAGCCAGCTCCGGGCAGGCGTCCGGGGTCCAGAGCGCCTTCCGTCAGCTCGGCTCCGCCCTCGGCATCGCCGCCCTGACCACCGCGTTCTTCACCACGCTCAGTACCCGGCTGAACGACCGGCTCACCAACGGCGGTCTGCCCGCGGGCGAGGCGGACCGGCTCACCGGAGCCGTCACCGACAGCGCCGGGGCGGCCATCGGGCCCCTGGCCGCCAACCCGCAGACGGCCTCCGTCGCGGACGCGGCCCGCGCGGCGATGACGGACGGCGTCGTCCTCGGCGGTTACCTCGCCGCCGGGTTCGTCCTGCTGGGGCTGATCGCTTCCTTCCTCATCCCCGCCTCCTCCCCCACGGGCGGGACGGCGGAGGCCGACCCGTCGGCGGACACGGAAGCCGTGGCCCGCTGA